One genomic region from Caldisericia bacterium encodes:
- a CDS encoding 2-C-methyl-D-erythritol 4-phosphate cytidylyltransferase, with the protein MIGTVIVGGGKSKRFNDDKIFYKINDLPLIYYTLIPFIKCDKIDKIVVVLSKDRVDEGINFLKSFTKIIGIVEGGEERKNSVFNGLKFFYNNEKIDYVLIHDGARSNIKIEIIEKVIENLDMNSCVIPVVPVIETLKYIENGNIIKTLDRDKIFIAQTPQGFPFLKIFELLNKYINEKLFDDSLVFEMEGLKVKAIEGDIENIKVTYKSDILKVIDFIKRNENRYRI; encoded by the coding sequence ATGATAGGGACAGTAATAGTTGGAGGAGGTAAAAGTAAAAGGTTCAATGATGATAAAATTTTCTATAAAATTAATGATTTACCATTAATATATTACACATTAATTCCCTTTATAAAATGTGACAAAATAGATAAAATTGTAGTAGTTCTTTCTAAAGATAGAGTTGATGAAGGTATTAATTTTTTAAAAAGTTTTACTAAAATCATTGGAATTGTTGAGGGAGGTGAAGAGAGAAAAAATTCTGTTTTTAATGGGTTAAAATTTTTTTATAATAATGAAAAAATAGACTATGTCTTAATACATGATGGTGCAAGGTCAAATATAAAGATTGAAATAATTGAAAAGGTGATAGAAAATTTAGATATGAATTCGTGTGTTATACCAGTAGTTCCAGTGATTGAAACCTTAAAATATATTGAAAATGGAAATATCATAAAAACACTTGACAGAGATAAAATTTTTATAGCGCAGACACCTCAAGGTTTTCCCTTTCTAAAAATATTTGAGTTATTAAATAAGTATATTAACGAAAAATTATTTGATGATTCATTAGTTTTTGAAATGGAAGGCTTAAAAGTTAAAGCCATAGAAGGGGATATTGAAAATATAAAGGTAACATATAAAAGTGATATTTTAAAAGTTATTGATTTCATTAAAAGAAATGAGAATCGGTATAGGATTTGA
- the ispF gene encoding 2-C-methyl-D-erythritol 2,4-cyclodiphosphate synthase — protein sequence MRIGIGFDFHIIKKNLPMYIGGVLINKDFGFYSNTDGDILIHAIVDAILGAIGEKDIGELFDENWKGRSSIKILENTLEIMRNKNFEIVNIDAVIILEKPKIIDFKDIILENLSKIMKIDKEKINIKGKTMEKIGFIGKRKGGASFVVVLLKEIC from the coding sequence ATGAGAATCGGTATAGGATTTGATTTTCATATAATTAAAAAAAATTTACCAATGTATATTGGAGGAGTATTAATAAATAAAGATTTTGGTTTTTATAGTAACACTGATGGAGATATTTTAATTCATGCTATCGTTGATGCAATTTTAGGGGCAATTGGAGAGAAAGATATTGGTGAACTATTTGATGAAAATTGGAAAGGAAGAAGTAGCATCAAGATTTTAGAAAATACTTTAGAGATAATGAGAAATAAAAATTTTGAAATTGTTAATATAGATGCTGTTATTATACTTGAAAAACCGAAAATTATTGATTTTAAGGATATAATTCTTGAAAATTTATCTAAGATTATGAAAATTGATAAAGAAAAGATCAATATAAAAGGAAAAACAATGGAAAAAATTGGATTCATAGGCAAAAGAAAAGGTGGTGCTTCTTTTGTAGTTGTTCTTCTTAAAGAAATTTGTTAA